A single genomic interval of Methylobacterium bullatum harbors:
- the amiC_4 gene encoding Aliphatic amidase expression-regulating protein, with amino-acid sequence MTKGTMNRRHALKLGLAGAGGAVAMPFFARNGLAAEPIKLGSLLDGTGALGLEGKRMIETTEYTVELLNKAGGLLGRPIKLIAYDTQSNMQLYTQYAQTLALKDKVDVIQGGITSASREAIRPIFGRSKTLYFYNTQYEGGVCDRNVFCTGSTPAQTVNHIVDYALKNWGKKAYIVAADYNYGHITASWMTKFMKDGGGSVAGTDFFPLDVTNFSSAISRIQQAQPEIVLSALVGANHSGFYRQWDAAGMKGKIPMGASVFGLGDELTTMDTSTTNGILTCYGWYNDLDTPASKAFVAGMQAKFGADVTDLSELDTATYEGIMFWAEGVKKAGSIERDAVVAALESGISIDSPTGKVTMDPGTHHTIRNTYLARPKDRKWEQLAAFPDSFPADTGGACDLVKNPRMNKQFTPDLKG; translated from the coding sequence ATGACCAAGGGCACGATGAACCGTCGCCATGCGCTCAAGCTCGGTTTGGCGGGGGCGGGCGGCGCGGTGGCGATGCCGTTCTTCGCCCGGAACGGGTTGGCGGCGGAGCCGATCAAGCTCGGCAGCCTCCTCGACGGGACCGGGGCGCTCGGGCTCGAAGGCAAGCGGATGATCGAGACCACCGAATACACGGTGGAACTGCTCAACAAGGCCGGCGGCCTGCTCGGACGGCCGATCAAGCTGATCGCCTACGACACCCAGTCCAACATGCAACTCTATACGCAATACGCTCAGACCCTCGCCCTGAAGGACAAGGTCGACGTCATCCAGGGCGGAATCACCTCGGCCTCGCGCGAGGCGATCCGGCCGATCTTCGGCCGCTCCAAGACCCTCTACTTCTACAACACCCAGTACGAGGGCGGCGTCTGCGACCGCAACGTCTTCTGCACCGGCTCGACCCCGGCCCAGACCGTCAACCACATCGTCGATTACGCCCTCAAGAACTGGGGTAAGAAGGCCTACATCGTCGCCGCGGACTACAATTACGGCCACATCACCGCGAGCTGGATGACGAAGTTCATGAAGGATGGCGGCGGCTCCGTGGCCGGCACCGACTTCTTCCCCCTCGACGTCACGAACTTCTCCTCCGCCATCAGCCGCATCCAGCAGGCCCAGCCGGAGATCGTCCTCTCCGCCCTCGTCGGCGCCAACCATTCGGGCTTCTACCGGCAGTGGGACGCCGCCGGCATGAAGGGCAAGATCCCCATGGGCGCCAGCGTGTTCGGCCTCGGCGACGAGCTGACCACCATGGACACCTCCACCACCAACGGCATCCTCACCTGCTACGGCTGGTACAACGACCTCGACACCCCCGCGAGCAAGGCCTTCGTCGCCGGCATGCAGGCCAAGTTCGGCGCCGACGTCACCGATCTGAGCGAGCTCGACACCGCCACCTACGAGGGCATCATGTTCTGGGCGGAAGGGGTGAAGAAGGCCGGCTCCATCGAGCGCGACGCCGTCGTGGCGGCGCTGGAGAGCGGCATCAGCATCGACTCGCCGACAGGCAAGGTGACGATGGATCCGGGCACCCACCACACCATCCGCAACACCTACCTCGCCCGGCCCAAGGACCGGAAATGGGAGCAGCTGGCGGCCTTCCCGGATTCGTTCCCGGCCGATACCGGCGGCGCCTGCGACCTCGTCAAGAATCCGCGCATGAACAAGCAGTTCACGCCCGACCTGAAGGGCTGA
- the mcp4_7 gene encoding Methyl-accepting chemotaxis protein 4, producing the protein MLSRLSLRARLIGAFSITTLLLVSMGAVALTATRTINGHLVSVQSDALPSVAKAGEISGWIGRYAISIYRHLAAIDPDSKKRYDAEIVERQGRVTRILADYASLATSARERAVYDTLNTTWLDYQKENKAILDLSRSGMNEDGLERLQGKSTELQRLCVSLADRLVAINNEAAETSHLASRQAFDRTETLVLGAGLGGLVLSALLAFWIIRGVTGGIASVVRPMQALASGDLSVAIPRQGEGTEIGTIADAVQVFKTRLIEMRALEDETVLARAGAETQRQAAMHRLAGDFERAVGGIIGTVAAAASQLQGTARAMTATATHTASQSLTVAAAAEEAASNVNTVAAAAEQLGSSVQEIGRQVDGSANLAALAVNEAARTASLVEELSLAAGRIGDVVSIISEIAGQTNLLALNATIEAARAGESGRGFAVVAAEVKQLASQTSRATQEIGGQIGRIQASTGQAVSAIGTITTRIGEISTVATSIAAAVEQQGAATQEIVRNVSQAAMGTGQVTANVASVANAAEETGAAASQVLASASALSQQSDHLSMEVARFLATVRAA; encoded by the coding sequence ATGCTGAGCCGCCTTTCCCTGCGTGCGCGCCTCATCGGCGCCTTCTCGATCACGACGCTGCTCCTCGTGAGCATGGGGGCCGTGGCCTTGACCGCCACCCGGACGATCAACGGACATCTGGTGAGCGTGCAGTCGGACGCTCTGCCGAGCGTCGCCAAGGCCGGTGAGATCTCCGGCTGGATCGGGCGCTATGCGATCAGCATCTACCGCCATCTCGCCGCGATCGACCCCGATTCGAAGAAGCGCTACGACGCCGAGATCGTCGAGCGGCAGGGCAGGGTCACGCGCATCCTCGCCGATTACGCTTCCCTTGCCACCTCTGCGCGCGAGAGGGCCGTCTACGACACGCTCAACACGACCTGGCTCGATTACCAGAAGGAGAACAAGGCGATCCTCGATCTCTCGCGCAGCGGGATGAACGAGGACGGGCTCGAGCGGCTGCAGGGGAAATCCACGGAACTCCAGCGCCTGTGCGTCTCGCTGGCGGACCGGCTCGTGGCCATCAACAACGAGGCGGCGGAGACGTCCCACCTCGCGAGCCGGCAGGCCTTCGACCGCACCGAGACCCTCGTCCTCGGCGCGGGCCTCGGCGGCCTCGTCCTGTCGGCCCTGCTCGCGTTCTGGATCATCCGCGGCGTCACCGGGGGCATCGCCTCGGTGGTTCGGCCGATGCAGGCGCTGGCCTCGGGCGATCTGTCCGTGGCGATCCCGCGCCAGGGGGAGGGGACCGAGATCGGCACGATCGCGGATGCGGTGCAGGTGTTCAAGACGCGCCTCATCGAGATGCGCGCCCTGGAGGACGAGACCGTGCTCGCGCGCGCCGGTGCCGAAACCCAGCGGCAGGCCGCCATGCACAGGTTGGCGGGGGATTTCGAACGGGCCGTGGGCGGCATCATCGGCACCGTGGCGGCGGCGGCGAGCCAGCTCCAGGGCACCGCGCGCGCGATGACGGCGACGGCCACGCACACCGCCTCGCAATCCCTGACCGTGGCGGCGGCGGCGGAAGAGGCGGCCTCCAACGTCAACACCGTGGCGGCGGCCGCCGAACAGCTCGGCTCCTCGGTCCAGGAAATCGGCCGTCAGGTCGACGGATCGGCCAATCTCGCCGCCCTCGCGGTGAACGAGGCGGCACGGACCGCCTCCCTCGTCGAGGAACTCAGCCTGGCGGCGGGCCGGATCGGCGACGTGGTGTCGATCATCTCGGAGATCGCCGGGCAGACCAACCTGCTGGCGCTGAACGCCACCATCGAGGCGGCGCGGGCCGGCGAATCGGGCAGGGGCTTCGCCGTGGTCGCCGCCGAGGTGAAACAGCTCGCCAGCCAGACGAGCCGCGCGACCCAGGAGATCGGCGGCCAGATCGGCCGCATCCAGGCCTCCACCGGGCAGGCGGTCTCGGCGATCGGAACCATCACCACGCGGATCGGCGAGATCAGCACCGTCGCCACCTCCATCGCCGCCGCCGTGGAGCAACAGGGCGCGGCCACCCAGGAGATCGTGCGCAACGTGTCCCAGGCGGCCATGGGAACGGGACAGGTCACCGCCAACGTCGCCAGCGTCGCGAACGCGGCCGAGGAGACCGGCGCCGCCGCGAGCCAGGTCCTGGCCTCGGCCTCGGCGCTGTCGCAGCAATCCGACCATCTCAGCATGGAGGTGGCCCGCTTCCTCGCCACCGTGCGAGCCGCCTGA
- the cpdA_6 gene encoding 3',5'-cyclic adenosine monophosphate phosphodiesterase CpdA, which yields MFHLIFGLPCLYVITRVLWPLPWPFAVKAGVALLLLIASQYHLWSRLSSGSVFAPEFPRSLIVLFNWAFGAIALLAAMQLALDVVALASRLLPGGGWAIPAGWRYVEAALAMLLSAVAVQQAVRVPPLKDVTVEIENLPAGFDGFTLLQLTDLHLSRLFPAAWAQEVVTRSNALGVDLVVVTGDLIDGALASRRADVEPLRGLRAPDGVWVIPGNHEYFFDYAGWMRRYAELGMGVLENRHTVLRRGADALVLAGVTDLSASHSGRPVHDLDAALAGAPPDAPIVLLDHQPKDAARAAAKGVALQLSGHTHGGMIRGLDRLVARANAGFVSGAYAVGGMTLYVNNGTGLWPGFALRLGPPSELTRITLRGKPRS from the coding sequence ATGTTCCACCTGATCTTCGGCCTGCCCTGCCTGTACGTCATCACGAGAGTCCTCTGGCCCCTGCCCTGGCCGTTCGCCGTGAAGGCCGGTGTCGCTCTCCTCCTGCTCATCGCGTCGCAGTACCATCTGTGGAGCCGCCTCTCGTCCGGCTCGGTCTTCGCGCCCGAGTTTCCCCGGTCGCTGATCGTGCTGTTCAACTGGGCCTTCGGGGCGATCGCCCTCCTTGCGGCGATGCAGCTGGCCCTCGACGTCGTGGCGCTGGCCTCCAGGCTCCTGCCCGGTGGCGGCTGGGCGATCCCGGCCGGATGGCGCTACGTCGAGGCGGCGCTGGCCATGCTTCTCTCGGCGGTGGCGGTGCAGCAGGCGGTGCGGGTGCCACCGCTCAAGGACGTCACCGTCGAGATCGAGAACCTTCCGGCCGGCTTCGACGGCTTCACCCTGCTCCAGCTGACGGACCTGCATCTCAGCCGCCTGTTCCCGGCGGCCTGGGCGCAGGAGGTGGTGACGCGGTCCAACGCGCTCGGCGTCGATCTCGTGGTGGTCACTGGCGACTTGATCGACGGGGCCCTCGCCTCGCGCCGCGCCGACGTCGAACCGCTGCGTGGACTCCGAGCCCCGGACGGCGTCTGGGTGATCCCCGGCAACCACGAGTATTTCTTCGACTATGCCGGGTGGATGCGCCGTTATGCCGAGCTGGGCATGGGCGTGCTGGAGAACCGTCATACGGTCCTGAGGCGCGGTGCCGATGCCCTGGTCCTCGCGGGCGTGACCGACCTGTCGGCCTCGCATTCGGGCCGGCCGGTGCACGACCTCGACGCCGCTTTGGCCGGTGCGCCGCCCGATGCCCCCATCGTCCTCCTCGACCATCAGCCGAAGGATGCGGCGCGGGCGGCCGCCAAGGGGGTGGCCCTGCAACTCTCCGGGCACACGCATGGCGGGATGATCCGGGGCCTCGACCGGCTGGTCGCGCGCGCGAATGCCGGCTTCGTCTCCGGCGCCTACGCGGTCGGCGGCATGACGCTCTACGTCAACAACGGCACCGGGCTATGGCCCGGCTTCGCCTTGAGGCTCGGGCCACCGTCCGAGCTGACGCGCATCACGCTCCGGGGCAAGCCCCGATCCTAG
- a CDS encoding Blue-light-activated histidine kinase 1 yields MAEDVTSTGYEWTLASFTDTIHRGGVALWAWSPTRRLAQLDGLCREFWGTSESVVPIDDLFERVNAEDRSAMMRDWAASEADSHPYSFDFRIGDDPHARWVSARGVGGEAGKVGEWVQAIFLDVTRQKRAEEAEHLLTAELAHRVSNMFSVARALTAIVARGATSTPHFAEDLSQRFGVLHEATTLATRAQAGDHGKVRLRTLAERILSPYLDGGNIAIDVEEAAVAPPDKVNDYAMILHELATNSAKYGALSGGGTLTVTGRVSDGTLTLDWEETSASSGAVVSDGGGFGSRLLKQTIERSLGGSFTRRIDEAGLGFAMHVPVA; encoded by the coding sequence ATGGCCGAGGATGTGACGTCGACTGGCTACGAGTGGACGCTGGCGAGCTTTACCGACACCATCCATCGTGGCGGTGTCGCCCTATGGGCCTGGTCACCGACGCGTAGGCTGGCCCAGCTCGACGGGCTCTGCCGCGAGTTCTGGGGTACCTCCGAGTCCGTCGTCCCCATCGACGACCTGTTCGAGCGCGTGAACGCGGAGGACCGCAGCGCGATGATGCGCGACTGGGCGGCGAGCGAGGCGGATTCCCACCCCTACAGCTTCGACTTCCGCATCGGTGACGACCCTCACGCACGCTGGGTCTCTGCACGCGGCGTGGGTGGGGAGGCCGGCAAGGTCGGCGAATGGGTCCAGGCCATCTTTCTCGACGTCACCCGGCAGAAACGCGCCGAAGAGGCCGAGCACCTCCTGACGGCGGAGCTCGCCCACCGCGTCTCGAACATGTTCTCCGTCGCCCGGGCGCTGACCGCCATCGTCGCCCGGGGCGCCACGTCGACCCCGCATTTCGCCGAGGACCTGTCGCAACGCTTCGGCGTGCTGCACGAGGCGACCACCCTCGCCACGCGGGCACAGGCCGGCGACCATGGCAAAGTCAGGCTGCGGACGCTGGCCGAGCGAATCCTGTCGCCCTATCTCGACGGCGGCAACATCGCGATCGACGTCGAGGAGGCCGCCGTGGCGCCTCCCGACAAGGTCAACGACTACGCCATGATCCTGCACGAGCTCGCCACCAACTCGGCCAAGTACGGTGCCCTGTCGGGAGGTGGCACGCTGACGGTGACGGGGCGTGTTTCGGACGGCACGTTGACGCTCGATTGGGAGGAGACCTCGGCATCCTCGGGGGCGGTCGTGTCCGATGGCGGCGGGTTCGGATCCCGGCTGTTGAAACAGACCATCGAGCGCAGCCTGGGCGGAAGCTTCACCCGCCGGATCGACGAGGCCGGTCTCGGCTTCGCGATGCACGTCCCGGTCGCCTGA
- the ydhP_2 gene encoding Inner membrane transport protein YdhP, producing the protein MTGTTLDTHSGALSLPDAAPSRHPGLVLTALAMGGFAIGTTEFATMSLLPAFAPDLGIDAPTAGHVISAYALGVVVGAPVIAVLAAKMARRTLLVGLMVLFALGNVLSALAPNYHGMLLFRFLAGLPHGAYFGVAALVAASLVPRERRTQAVSRVILGLTLATVAGVPLANVIGQLVGWRWSFGLVAVLALLTAVALRILAPLGRPASGASALRELGALRRGQVWLTLAIGAIGFGGLFSVYTYLASTLIEVTHAGPAAIPLVLAVFGLGLTVGNLVCAWAADRALMPAAGLTLVWTAAALALYPFSVGSVWTLAPVVFLIGCGGGLATILQTRLMDVAEDAQTLAAALNHSAFNFANALGPWLAGLALTAGFGLPSTGWVGVGLALGGLALWAVSASLERPGAASPPLRGR; encoded by the coding sequence ATGACCGGCACCACCCTCGATACCCATTCCGGCGCTCTCAGCCTGCCGGATGCGGCGCCCAGCCGGCATCCCGGCCTCGTCCTCACCGCCCTGGCGATGGGCGGCTTTGCCATCGGCACCACCGAATTCGCCACGATGAGCCTGCTTCCGGCCTTCGCACCCGATCTCGGCATCGACGCGCCGACGGCCGGCCACGTCATCAGCGCCTACGCCCTCGGCGTCGTCGTCGGCGCGCCGGTCATCGCGGTGCTGGCGGCCAAGATGGCGCGCAGGACGCTCCTCGTCGGGCTGATGGTTCTGTTCGCGCTGGGCAACGTCCTCTCGGCCCTGGCGCCGAACTATCACGGGATGCTGCTGTTCCGGTTCCTAGCGGGCCTGCCGCACGGCGCCTATTTCGGCGTGGCCGCCCTCGTCGCCGCCTCCCTCGTCCCCCGGGAGCGGCGGACCCAGGCGGTCTCGCGGGTGATCCTGGGTCTCACCCTCGCCACGGTGGCCGGCGTGCCCCTCGCCAACGTGATCGGCCAGCTCGTGGGCTGGCGCTGGAGCTTCGGGCTCGTCGCCGTCCTGGCGCTGCTGACGGCAGTGGCTTTGCGGATCCTGGCGCCCCTCGGACGTCCGGCATCGGGCGCCAGTGCGCTCCGCGAGCTCGGGGCGCTGCGGCGCGGTCAGGTCTGGCTCACCCTCGCCATCGGCGCCATCGGTTTCGGCGGCCTGTTCTCGGTCTATACCTACCTCGCCTCGACGCTGATCGAGGTCACCCATGCGGGGCCCGCGGCGATCCCGCTAGTGCTCGCCGTGTTCGGCCTCGGCCTTACCGTCGGCAATCTCGTCTGCGCCTGGGCCGCCGACCGCGCCCTGATGCCGGCGGCCGGGCTGACCCTGGTCTGGACGGCGGCGGCTCTGGCCCTCTACCCGTTCTCGGTGGGCAGCGTCTGGACCCTGGCGCCGGTGGTGTTCCTCATCGGCTGCGGGGGCGGCCTCGCCACCATCCTGCAGACGCGGTTGATGGACGTGGCCGAGGATGCGCAGACCTTGGCTGCCGCACTCAACCACTCGGCCTTCAACTTCGCCAACGCCCTGGGTCCCTGGCTCGCCGGCCTCGCCCTCACCGCCGGCTTCGGCCTGCCCTCCACGGGGTGGGTCGGCGTGGGGCTGGCGCTGGGCGGGTTGGCCCTGTGGGCGGTCTCCGCCTCGCTGGAACGGCCCGGCGCCGCCTCGCCGCCGCTCCGGGGCCGGTGA
- a CDS encoding Trehalase, translating into MNDRAQAGTDLSLGAACIDPDGREYPIQDYAPLGDGRSVVLVGPDGAVAWWCVPEMDSPPLFDRLLEPDNGGYFQVRPDGPFTIKRRYRTDSNVLETVFTTATGTARVTESLNSSRAGRLPWCELARRLEGVSGTVTFRIRAVFGTRGDSLSPWLQPTPNGCVFHVGPVLGVIRFSDTIRVLEEEDRTIAATVTLGEGERALVALLAGEDEPLGIPTIAEIDGRIDISDDAWRHWAEGLHYDGPHCSEVRRSGLALKLLLYSPSGAIAASATSSLPERIGGPKNYDYRYAWIRDAGYTVNAFLRIGAMPEAKAAFSWLIARLHEHGAQVFYTLRGGKVPEETSLDLAGYRGSRPVRVGNAAARQHQHGIYGDIFETASLFVADGNILDQKSATVLADLADECADRWRQKDAGIWELEVPQHYTMSKISAWQALARAVELAEAGHIAATCVPRWSRERDRIQAWIEEHCWSEARQAYTFYPGTDRLDASLTLAVRFGFDGRDRLFSTLDAIREELGRGPLLYRYSGAETEEGAFIACSFWLVEALAELGRQDEAEAVFTGTLSAVTRGVGVMSEMIDPDTGDHLGNTPQGLSHLALLHAACSLRGDRERDLKAAR; encoded by the coding sequence ATGAATGACCGAGCCCAGGCGGGCACCGATCTGTCCCTCGGTGCCGCGTGCATCGACCCGGACGGCAGGGAATATCCGATCCAGGACTACGCCCCGCTCGGCGATGGCCGCTCCGTCGTCCTCGTCGGGCCGGACGGCGCGGTGGCGTGGTGGTGCGTCCCCGAAATGGATTCGCCGCCCCTGTTCGACCGGCTTCTCGAGCCGGACAACGGCGGCTACTTCCAGGTTCGGCCCGACGGCCCGTTCACGATCAAGCGGCGCTACCGCACCGACAGCAACGTGCTGGAGACGGTCTTCACCACCGCGACCGGCACTGCACGCGTCACCGAATCCCTCAACAGCAGCCGCGCCGGCCGCCTGCCCTGGTGCGAACTCGCGCGTCGGCTGGAGGGCGTCTCCGGCACGGTGACGTTCCGGATCCGCGCCGTCTTCGGCACGCGCGGCGATTCCCTCTCGCCCTGGCTCCAGCCGACGCCCAATGGCTGCGTCTTCCATGTCGGACCGGTCCTCGGGGTGATCCGCTTCAGCGACACCATCCGCGTCCTCGAGGAGGAGGACCGCACCATCGCCGCCACGGTGACGCTGGGGGAGGGCGAGCGTGCCCTGGTGGCGCTTCTGGCCGGTGAGGACGAGCCCTTGGGCATCCCCACCATCGCGGAGATCGACGGACGCATCGATATCAGCGACGATGCCTGGCGGCACTGGGCGGAGGGGCTGCATTACGACGGCCCGCATTGCTCCGAGGTGCGGCGCAGCGGCCTCGCCCTGAAGCTGCTGCTCTACTCGCCGAGCGGCGCCATCGCCGCCTCCGCCACCTCGTCCCTGCCCGAGCGGATCGGCGGCCCGAAGAACTACGACTACCGCTACGCCTGGATCCGCGATGCCGGCTACACCGTCAACGCCTTCCTGCGCATCGGCGCGATGCCGGAGGCGAAGGCCGCCTTTTCCTGGCTGATCGCGCGCCTGCACGAGCACGGGGCGCAAGTCTTCTACACCCTGCGCGGGGGAAAGGTGCCGGAGGAGACCTCCCTCGACCTCGCCGGCTATCGCGGTTCGCGCCCGGTCCGGGTCGGCAACGCGGCGGCACGCCAGCACCAGCACGGGATCTACGGCGACATCTTCGAGACCGCGAGCCTGTTCGTCGCGGACGGCAACATCCTCGACCAGAAGAGCGCGACGGTCCTGGCGGATCTCGCCGACGAATGCGCCGACCGCTGGCGCCAGAAGGATGCCGGGATCTGGGAGTTGGAAGTCCCACAGCATTACACGATGTCGAAGATCAGCGCCTGGCAGGCGCTCGCCCGCGCCGTCGAACTGGCGGAGGCCGGTCATATCGCGGCCACCTGCGTGCCGCGCTGGTCGCGGGAGCGTGATCGCATCCAGGCCTGGATCGAGGAGCATTGCTGGTCGGAGGCGCGCCAAGCCTATACGTTCTATCCCGGCACCGACCGGCTCGACGCCTCCCTGACCCTGGCGGTCCGTTTCGGCTTCGACGGGCGCGACCGCCTGTTCTCCACCCTCGACGCGATCCGCGAGGAACTCGGGCGCGGTCCGCTTCTCTATCGCTATTCGGGGGCCGAGACGGAGGAGGGCGCCTTCATCGCCTGCTCGTTCTGGCTGGTGGAGGCTCTGGCTGAGCTCGGAAGGCAGGACGAGGCCGAGGCGGTCTTCACCGGCACGCTGAGCGCCGTCACCCGAGGTGTCGGCGTGATGAGCGAGATGATCGATCCGGATACCGGCGACCATCTCGGCAACACACCGCAGGGCCTGAGCCATCTCGCCCTGCTTCACGCGGCCTGTTCCCTGCGTGGCGACCGCGAGCGAGACCTGAAAGCGGCACGATGA
- the gfo_2 gene encoding Glucose--fructose oxidoreductase codes for MSIASALGLTSSKKVRYAFVALGDITQEAMLPGVKHTGNSEVVAFVTGDPEKARGVGAQYGVTDSYGYEEFDTLLASGTIDAIYLATPNWRHAEFAVPALKAGIHVLVEKPLEISAEKSREIIAAQKASGAKLMVAYRLHFEPCTLATIDLIRSGQLGELLTFSSTFTQMVSPENHRATSGIEAGPIFDMGPYPINAARYIFGDEPTEVVSATGIRHPEAGLGDFDDTVAVTLRFPRNRIAQFVLSYYGNTLDSYSVVGTKGSVEVNPAYMYGKPLEHIVTIGEDKSHASFKNTDHFGGELKYFSDCILEDREPEPDGEEGLADLRVIEGIVRALQTGTSQTLEPFTRTRRIDTKAQEQTLSAQKSPELINTSNPGKGKEKVPLN; via the coding sequence ATGAGCATCGCCTCCGCCCTCGGCCTGACATCCTCGAAGAAGGTCCGCTACGCCTTCGTCGCCCTCGGCGACATCACGCAGGAGGCCATGCTGCCCGGCGTGAAGCACACCGGCAATTCGGAGGTCGTCGCCTTCGTCACCGGCGATCCGGAGAAGGCGCGCGGCGTCGGCGCGCAGTATGGCGTGACCGATTCCTACGGCTACGAGGAGTTCGACACGCTGCTGGCCTCGGGCACGATCGATGCGATCTATCTCGCCACGCCGAACTGGCGTCATGCCGAGTTCGCGGTTCCCGCCTTGAAGGCCGGCATCCATGTCCTGGTGGAGAAGCCGCTGGAGATCTCGGCGGAGAAGTCGAGAGAGATCATCGCGGCGCAGAAGGCCTCCGGCGCCAAGCTCATGGTGGCCTACCGCCTCCATTTCGAGCCCTGCACCCTGGCGACCATCGACCTGATCCGGTCCGGCCAACTCGGCGAGTTGCTGACCTTCTCCTCGACCTTCACCCAGATGGTCTCGCCCGAGAACCACCGCGCGACGAGCGGCATCGAGGCGGGACCGATCTTCGATATGGGTCCGTATCCGATCAACGCCGCCCGCTACATCTTCGGCGACGAGCCGACGGAGGTGGTCTCGGCCACCGGCATCCGTCACCCCGAAGCCGGCCTCGGCGATTTCGACGATACCGTCGCGGTGACGCTCCGGTTTCCGCGGAACCGCATCGCCCAGTTCGTGCTCTCCTATTATGGCAATACCCTCGACAGCTATTCGGTCGTCGGCACCAAGGGCAGCGTCGAGGTCAATCCGGCCTACATGTATGGCAAGCCCCTGGAGCACATTGTCACCATCGGCGAGGACAAGAGCCATGCCAGCTTCAAGAACACCGACCATTTCGGCGGCGAGCTGAAGTACTTTTCGGATTGCATCCTCGAAGACCGCGAGCCCGAGCCCGATGGCGAGGAAGGCCTCGCCGATCTCCGCGTCATCGAAGGCATCGTCCGCGCTCTGCAGACCGGGACGTCACAGACGCTCGAACCCTTCACCCGCACCAGGCGCATCGACACGAAGGCCCAGGAGCAGACGCTCTCGGCACAGAAGTCGCCGGAGCTGATCAACACGTCGAATCCCGGAAAGGGCAAGGAGAAGGTTCCGCTGAACTAA